From the genome of Terriglobia bacterium:
CCCAATCGACTTCGTCCAACTTGTCCAGATCGTCGAAGAAATCTGTTAACGCCATTGTGCCGTGGCCGTTCGTGAAGACAAATTTGCTGTCCCTTCGGGCCACCAATTGAGCATTGGAAACGAGGTAGATGACGTCGGACTGCCCTCCCGCATAGCCCTCGACCCGGCCGTGATGAATCGCGCAGAGCATGGGCGAGAGAGGGGCAAAGTAGAATGGGACGTAATCATGGAGCGTTCCCCTAGGCCCGCACGGCACCTGCGTCCTGCCGCGGCGATCCTGAATGTTCTGATGCGCAATATTCACGTAATCGGTTCCTTCTCGCAGAAGATCACCGCAGCAGCGCAATGCCCCCTCGTCGAGAATTGCGCTGAGATTATCGACATGAGTGATGTGGTACACCATCGTCGGTAATGGCGCAGCCATTTTGTTTTTCGCATCCATACGGAACAATTCATATTATCTCGCCTAAACTGCGTTATCCTCGTGCACTCCTGCACATGCCCTCTCTTATCGGACCTGTGCGGGCCGCTTCCTCACTCCGGCCCCAGATTCCCGAATTGCGATCGATCGCTTCAATTTTCGTGGCCTGTCCCAGTAGGGGTTCTTGCATTTCGGGCACACTTTCGGCTGCTCATTATTTGACCGCGGGAGCCATTCGTGCTCGCAGCGCTCGCAACGGTATCCCGGCAACATGACCCTGGCCATACCGCATAGTCTCAGACTTCGGATATGTTAGGTCAAGTATCATATGAAAAGTATGTTACCATAAAGAGCACACTTAAAATATATTACTTATAGGTAAAAATAAGCGGTACGAAGAGGGTGGCTTTCTAGGATTCTGGGTGGGTCTTTCCGAACCAACACCCGCCAGGCATGACCGCGTAGCGGCGGAGGGGAGACTGCTGCAATTCCGACCCTGCGACACGCCTTTATTTACTTCCTAACTTCTACGGCACAATAATCCTGCTCCCCTCCGCCGCGCCCACTACCGGCTTGTCGGGGAAATTGGCGAACAGGAAATCCAGGAATGCCTTCGATTTCGGCCTTCCCGACGTCTTTCCCAACGCCAGCCGCAGCGAGAACACCAGCGCTTTCAGCACCTCGCTGTCCTTCAGCGTCGAGTAGCCGCGGTTCTGCTCTTCGGTCTTGCGAAACTCCTGCAACATCTTGGAAATTTCGGAAGCGACGGCGTGCTGCAACGGGTTTTGCATCGGCTGCTCGTAGATCAGCCCGGAGCCTACCTGCGTCTCGTAGGTCTTGGCCATGGCGGTGAGCGCCCGGATGACGTCGCGGTCGTACACGCCGCGGTCGCGCCGCGCCGCCTGCGCGATGGCGAAGCTGATTCCGGCAAGCAACGATTCGCGCTCATACACGAACGTCTCCGGCACCTCCACCTGCGGCATCAGCGCCTCGCGGTCCAGCTCCTCCAGGTGTGCCGCGTTCTCGTGCTTGCGCGCCTGCTGCAGGTAGGGGCAGTCGCTGGGGCAATCCAGCGTCACCTCGCGCTCGGTGCCGCAGCAGATGGGGCAGATGCGGTCGTGTACCGCCGGGCAGAAGCGCTTCTCCTTGCGTTCATGACAGATGGCGCAGCTCAACTCAGTGTCCGTCTCTCCGGTGATTTCGCCAATCCGCGGGCAAACTCGTATTATCGCATCCACTCGTCGGGACTTAACCACAGAGGACACGGAGGGGCGGAACCAGGACCATTGCCGATTGCGCCTGGTCCAGCACGATTCGACAATTAGGCGAAGGCGCATTCGCCTTTGTCTTCCTCTGTGCCCTCTGTGGCTGACCCAAAGACCTACTAAAACGCTCGGGTTTGAACCCGCGACGCTCAAAGCGCCCGTTTTTGGCTGGTTTTCCACAGGTTAGTACCGAAAACCCGCGTAAAATCAGGCTGGAACGCTTCTCAATCCCGCGGACGCTGTTGTACCATGTTGGCTATTCGGACTCAAGTTCTTAAGGAGGATGCATGGCTTCTGGCATGACCAAGACTCAACTCGTCCGTCACTTGGCCGAGAAGGTGGACACCAATAACAAGACCGCGGTCGCCTTCCTGGAAACCCTGGCAGACACCGCCGTGAGAGAAACCAAGAAGAACGGCCTATTCATCATCCCGGGCCTCGGCCGCCTGGTGAAATCCAATCGCAAGGCGCGCATGGGCCGCAACCCCCAGACCGGCGAACCCATCAAGATCGCTGCCAAGACGGTGGTCAAGTTCCGCGTCGCCAAGGCCGCCAAAGACGCGATCGCCCCCAAGAAATAGTTCCGTCTTTCTGCTCGGGAAACGAAGGCCGGCCCCGCGCCGGCCTTTTCCCCTTATTCGCAAACGGAAGCAACTGGGTCCGGCCGCGCACAGCTCGCAACGCCATTCCCGTCCTGAAACTGGCGCTCAACTCTGCCGAACACAACCGCGCCGCCCTTGTGCCATCGGCCTACAATGCCTTCGTACTCAGCCGAGGTGACGCCATGAAGGCCAAGGCTGCTCTCGCTCTTCTGATTCTGCTCATCATTCTCTTGTTTCCTGCCCGCGTGACTTCGCAGTGGCCGCCCATGCCGCAGGAACTCGCCGGCGGACGCCCGGGCAGCTTCCGCTTCTCCACCACCGTCCAACTGCAGGCTGACCGCGACGATCTCGCGGACATGCACGCCAGCATCGAGCGCGTGCAGTCCCTCGTGCCCGCGATTTCCGACCCGATCACCCGCCAGGCGCTGCAGACGGAGATCCAGAAATGGCAACTGCACGTTGCCCGTTACGAACAGCGCCTCGCCAGCAGTGCCAGCCCCACCGCCGCCTCCGCCGAAGCTCGGCTCAACGCCATCAAGGGTCGGCGACAGTGCAGCGTCTGCCATGGCGCCATGTCGGAGCCAGGCCAATGATCCGTCGCGTCGCGCTCGAACCGCGGGCTCAGAATTTGCAAATCGATCGTCAACCATCGAAAATGGATTGCGGTCTATCGCCTCGAAACCGCTAAGGAGCCACGGATGTTCGCCAGAAGTCTTGTCTTTGCCGTTGTCCTTTCTGCCGTTACCCTCCACGCCCAATCCACGCCGCCCCAGGCGCCCTTTCCAGGCGGGATGCCGCAGCCCGGCGCCGGCGCCCCTACCGCGCAGCCCATGCCGGCTCCCCAGCAGGAGCGGCTACGCGAGCTGCAGCAGAACTTGATCCAGATGGGTACCCTGCTGGCCAAAATGAGGGCCGACGTCGCCAAGATTAAGGACGCTGACAGTAAACGGATCGCGGAGGAGAACGTTGCATTGTGGGAGAGGCTGCTGATGCACGTCCAGCGCGCCATGGAGCCGGCCATGCGCAACATGCCACCGGGCCCGGGAAGCGGTGCTCGCGGCATGCGGCGTCCGATGGCGCAGCCCACAACCACGCCGCCGGCTGCCACTACACCACCGAAGCAGCCGTGACCAGTTCCAGTTCGGCTCCGGAATGGCCGCGCATCATTCTGGCAGCGTCAACGCTATGGACATACTTCTGAACGACATTGAAACCAGAGTGCTGGGGGCGTTGGTGGAAAAAGAGATTACCACCCCAGACTACTATCCTCTGTCACTCAACGCGCTGATCAATGCCTGCAACCAGAAATCCAGCCGCGATCCGGTGATGGATCTGGAGGAGAACGACGTAAGGTCAGCGTTGGACTCGTTGGGCACCAAGAGATTAGCTGGACCGGTTAGCACGGCGGATTCCCGCGTGACCAAATACGAGCACCGGCTCCAGGAAGTGTTCAACTTCGATCGCCGGGCGATAGCGATTCTCTGCGTGTTGTTCCTGCGCGGGCCGCAGACGCCCGGGGAACTGCGTGGCCGTACGGAGCGCATGTACCGTTTTGAGGAACTCGCCGATGTGCAGTCCACCCTGCAACGCCTCATGCAGCGCGAGCCCCCACTGGTCAAAATGCTTCGCCGGCAGCCGGGTACAAAGGAAGCGCGCTATGGCCACCTGTTCTCGGGCGATTTCGAAGGCGCCGAACCAGCGCCCGCCGGCGATGCGGCATCGCCAAGCTCAGCCGACGGGGAGCGCATGGCGCGTTTGGAAGCGGAGGTCGCGGGGCT
Proteins encoded in this window:
- a CDS encoding YceH family protein encodes the protein MDILLNDIETRVLGALVEKEITTPDYYPLSLNALINACNQKSSRDPVMDLEENDVRSALDSLGTKRLAGPVSTADSRVTKYEHRLQEVFNFDRRAIAILCVLFLRGPQTPGELRGRTERMYRFEELADVQSTLQRLMQREPPLVKMLRRQPGTKEARYGHLFSGDFEGAEPAPAGDAASPSSADGERMARLEAEVAGLHQKVVDLEQQLADFRKQFE
- a CDS encoding HU family DNA-binding protein, with protein sequence MASGMTKTQLVRHLAEKVDTNNKTAVAFLETLADTAVRETKKNGLFIIPGLGRLVKSNRKARMGRNPQTGEPIKIAAKTVVKFRVAKAAKDAIAPKK
- a CDS encoding DUF4433 domain-containing protein, translated to MAAPLPTMVYHITHVDNLSAILDEGALRCCGDLLREGTDYVNIAHQNIQDRRGRTQVPCGPRGTLHDYVPFYFAPLSPMLCAIHHGRVEGYAGGQSDVIYLVSNAQLVARRDSKFVFTNGHGTMALTDFFDDLDKLDEVDWEVMRLQYWNDTPKDPDRKRRRNAEFLVHGSFPWTLVSDVVVMTNAIKARIEALLDGKAIDHRPDITVCRGWYY